In the Arthrobacter sp. Marseille-P9274 genome, one interval contains:
- a CDS encoding hydroxymethylpyrimidine/phosphomethylpyrimidine kinase, with amino-acid sequence MSVSAEATAPRPAVTLTIAGSEATGGAGAQADLKTFQELGTYGITALTCIVAFDPKDNWNHRFTPVDAQVIADQLEAIQTCYAGSLDTVKIGMLGSPATIKTVSDALKSQQWKNVVLDPVLICKGQEPGHALDTDQALKAEVLPLATFVTPNHFESESLSGIAINDLEDLKEAARLIHKASGAVVLAKGGVRLEGPDAVDVYYDGETLEVLSAPKVGEVAVSGAGCSLAAAITAELAKGAAPLEAARTAKAFVTEGIKARLSSNAPFDALWQGFAG; translated from the coding sequence ATGTCTGTTTCCGCTGAAGCCACCGCCCCACGTCCCGCCGTCACCCTGACTATCGCCGGCTCGGAAGCCACCGGCGGCGCGGGCGCACAGGCGGACCTGAAGACCTTCCAGGAGCTCGGCACGTACGGCATCACCGCACTGACCTGCATCGTCGCCTTCGATCCGAAGGACAACTGGAACCACCGCTTCACTCCGGTGGACGCCCAGGTCATCGCGGACCAGCTTGAGGCCATCCAGACCTGCTACGCAGGCAGCCTGGACACCGTCAAGATCGGCATGCTCGGCTCCCCCGCCACCATCAAGACCGTCTCGGACGCCCTGAAGTCCCAGCAGTGGAAGAACGTCGTGCTGGATCCCGTGCTGATCTGCAAGGGCCAGGAGCCGGGCCACGCCCTGGACACCGACCAGGCCCTCAAGGCGGAGGTTCTGCCGCTGGCCACCTTCGTGACGCCCAACCACTTCGAGTCCGAATCGCTGTCCGGCATCGCGATCAACGACCTCGAGGACCTGAAGGAAGCCGCACGCCTGATCCATAAGGCCTCCGGCGCCGTCGTGCTCGCCAAGGGCGGCGTGAGGCTGGAAGGCCCCGATGCCGTGGACGTGTACTACGACGGCGAGACCCTCGAGGTCCTGAGCGCCCCCAAGGTCGGCGAGGTCGCCGTGTCCGGTGCCGGCTGCTCGCTCGCCGCCGCCATCACCGCCGAGCTCGCCAAGGGCGCGGCACCGCTGGAGGCGGCCAGGACGGCCAAGGCCTTCGTCACCGAGGGCATCAAAGCCCGCCTCTCCTCGAACGCGCCCTTCGATGCGCTCTGGCAGGGCTTCGCCGGCTAA
- a CDS encoding transporter substrate-binding domain-containing protein: MRTKFVFFAALLVPLLAGCGLKIPSDPEGTLDRVSGGTLRAGISHNPPWTETGTGTGPTSTGPETADTGTKPAGTGIAPGGTEAELVRAFAAEHNARVEWVSGGESNLVRQLERGELDLVVGGLTKDSPWSKHAALTRPYLETSNAQGDKEQHVMAARMGENAFLVELERFLSEEVQ, translated from the coding sequence ATGCGCACCAAATTCGTGTTCTTCGCGGCCCTGCTCGTGCCGCTGCTGGCCGGATGCGGACTGAAGATTCCCTCCGATCCGGAAGGGACGCTGGACCGGGTGTCCGGCGGAACCCTCAGGGCGGGCATCTCGCACAATCCCCCGTGGACCGAGACCGGCACCGGGACAGGCCCGACCAGCACGGGCCCCGAAACCGCCGATACCGGCACCAAACCTGCCGGGACCGGGATCGCCCCGGGCGGCACCGAGGCGGAACTCGTCCGCGCCTTTGCCGCCGAGCACAACGCCCGGGTCGAGTGGGTCTCCGGCGGCGAATCCAACCTCGTCAGGCAGCTGGAACGCGGCGAACTGGATCTGGTCGTCGGCGGCCTGACGAAGGACTCGCCGTGGTCCAAGCACGCCGCCTTGACGCGGCCGTACCTGGAGACCAGCAACGCCCAGGGCGACAAGGAACAGCATGTCATGGCCGCCCGGATGGGAGAGAACGCGTTCCTGGTGGAGCTGGAACGGTTCCTCAGCGAGGAGGTCCAATGA
- a CDS encoding cation transporter, with product MTARFGRTELPEDLERVLRKAVRLQWTTLAVLAVSVTLVFLTMGNSQAMKAAWIEDMLSFAPPLAFLIAVRIVNKPPSEGYPYGYHRATGVGHLVAAVALCAMGAFLLIDSGMGLLKGEHPPIGSVELLGQTVWLGWLMMAVMALTAVPPVILGRIKIKLAKDLHNKVLYADADMNKADWMTAVGTILGVAGIGIGLWWADAAAALFIAASILHDGWKNMHGAVTDLMDTRAMTFDDGKPHPLIKRVDEYLRGLPWVESAGSRVRDQGQVFHVEAFVVPRDQLPPLEALEAARDGCIDLDWKIQDLVMVPVAELPAEVGGQWQHQSERSL from the coding sequence ATGACGGCGCGCTTCGGCCGCACCGAACTGCCCGAGGACCTGGAGCGCGTGCTGCGCAAGGCCGTCCGGCTCCAGTGGACCACCCTCGCCGTCCTCGCAGTCTCCGTCACTCTGGTGTTCCTGACCATGGGGAACTCGCAGGCGATGAAGGCGGCGTGGATCGAGGACATGCTCTCCTTCGCGCCGCCGCTGGCCTTCCTGATCGCGGTGCGGATCGTCAACAAGCCGCCCTCCGAGGGCTACCCCTACGGCTACCACCGGGCCACCGGCGTCGGCCACCTGGTTGCTGCCGTGGCCCTCTGCGCGATGGGCGCCTTCCTACTCATCGACTCCGGCATGGGGCTGCTCAAGGGGGAGCACCCGCCCATCGGCTCCGTCGAGCTGCTCGGCCAGACGGTCTGGCTGGGCTGGCTGATGATGGCGGTCATGGCCCTCACGGCGGTCCCGCCCGTGATTCTCGGCCGGATCAAGATCAAGCTCGCCAAGGACCTGCACAACAAGGTGCTCTATGCCGACGCGGACATGAACAAGGCCGACTGGATGACCGCCGTCGGCACCATCCTCGGCGTCGCCGGCATCGGCATCGGGCTCTGGTGGGCAGACGCCGCAGCAGCGCTCTTCATCGCCGCCAGCATCCTGCACGACGGCTGGAAGAACATGCACGGGGCGGTGACGGACCTGATGGACACCCGGGCCATGACCTTCGACGACGGCAAGCCCCACCCGCTCATCAAGAGGGTCGACGAATACCTTCGCGGCCTGCCGTGGGTCGAATCCGCCGGCTCGCGGGTGCGGGACCAGGGACAGGTATTCCACGTCGAGGCGTTCGTGGTGCCGCGGGACCAGCTGCCGCCGCTGGAGGCGCTCGAAGCGGCCCGCGACGGGTGCATCGACCTGGACTGGAAGATCCAGGACCTGGTGATGGTCCCCGTTGCGGAGCTTCCCGCCGAGGTGGGCGGGCAGTGGCAGCACCAGTCGGAGCGGAGCCTCTAG
- a CDS encoding CynX/NimT family MFS transporter, producing the protein MAIATTAVTKQHVDAAWIVVVLAGITAAMHIWKLPAAVPVIQVELGLSLVQAGLLLGLVQVAGMVGGLAVSLLAELIGARRCLLIGLGLLFAGSLIGGFSTGAGLLMACRALEGAGFQLATVVAPGLIRANTPLRRVNTAVGFWSAYQGCATFIGLMASALILQVTGWQAWWWIMAAVTLLPVPLILKFVPRDPPRDGSGAGAATKRIGVTVRSLKPWIAGLVFGCYTIQWMAVVGFLPTIYEQNGVTGIWPGVLSAVVGGLNAVGAVATAPLLQRGATPRQLIIPAFVLMGTTSLLTFAVDWTGVPGGTALQFACVAAFSLIGAVVPSTLTRLAVDLAPPGGSAPAAMGLMQQIFNVGNFTGPALVAWLATATGGWNSTWLMTCGFATLGILLSLYLSRRRLGLNFAHR; encoded by the coding sequence ATGGCAATAGCAACAACAGCGGTGACGAAACAGCACGTGGACGCGGCGTGGATCGTCGTCGTTCTCGCCGGAATCACGGCGGCCATGCACATCTGGAAGCTCCCCGCCGCCGTCCCCGTGATCCAGGTCGAACTCGGCCTGTCACTGGTCCAGGCGGGACTGCTCCTCGGCCTGGTCCAGGTGGCCGGCATGGTGGGCGGACTGGCCGTGTCCCTGCTCGCCGAGCTGATCGGGGCGCGCCGCTGCCTGCTGATCGGGCTCGGATTGCTCTTTGCCGGCTCCCTGATCGGCGGTTTCTCCACCGGCGCCGGCCTCCTGATGGCCTGCCGCGCACTTGAGGGCGCCGGATTCCAGCTCGCAACCGTCGTGGCGCCCGGGCTCATCCGTGCCAACACGCCGCTGCGCCGCGTCAATACCGCCGTCGGCTTCTGGAGTGCGTACCAGGGCTGCGCCACCTTCATCGGACTGATGGCGAGCGCGCTGATCCTGCAGGTCACCGGCTGGCAGGCCTGGTGGTGGATCATGGCCGCCGTGACCTTGCTGCCCGTGCCGCTGATCCTGAAGTTCGTTCCCCGCGACCCGCCGCGCGACGGCAGCGGCGCGGGCGCGGCCACCAAGCGGATCGGCGTGACCGTCCGCTCGCTCAAGCCGTGGATCGCCGGCCTGGTCTTCGGCTGCTACACCATCCAGTGGATGGCCGTCGTCGGCTTCCTGCCGACCATCTACGAGCAGAACGGCGTCACCGGCATCTGGCCGGGCGTGCTCAGCGCGGTGGTCGGCGGCCTCAACGCGGTCGGCGCCGTCGCCACCGCCCCGCTGCTGCAGCGCGGCGCCACCCCGCGGCAGCTGATCATCCCCGCCTTCGTCCTCATGGGTACGACGTCGTTGCTCACCTTCGCCGTGGACTGGACCGGGGTGCCGGGCGGGACCGCGCTGCAGTTCGCGTGCGTCGCCGCCTTCTCGCTGATCGGCGCCGTAGTCCCGTCGACCCTGACCCGGCTCGCCGTGGACCTCGCCCCGCCCGGCGGCTCCGCCCCGGCCGCCATGGGCCTCATGCAGCAGATCTTCAACGTCGGCAACTTCACCGGCCCCGCCCTGGTCGCCTGGCTCGCCACCGCCACGGGCGGGTGGAACTCCACCTGGTTGATGACCTGCGGCTTCGCCACGCTCGGAATCCTCCTGAGCCTGTACCTGAGCAGGCGGCGGCTCGGCCTAAACTTCGCGCACCGCTGA
- a CDS encoding malonic semialdehyde reductase translates to MSIATIETNLTDELALDRTAADHLFLEARTANTFSAEPVSDEKLEAIYELTKMAPTMMNNQPLRITWVRSAEARERLAGHMAEGNRDKTRTAPMVAILSYDADWHEHFGTFFPHAAERKAMFDDNAAIRAEVGKNNAWLQSGFFIQAVRAVGLHAGPMGGFDAAGIDADFNAGTSQKAFMVVNVGTPGENPWFPRLPRLDAEVATRTV, encoded by the coding sequence ATGAGCATCGCAACCATCGAAACCAATCTGACCGACGAACTGGCCCTGGACCGCACCGCCGCGGACCACCTGTTCCTCGAGGCGCGCACCGCCAACACCTTCTCCGCCGAGCCTGTCTCCGACGAGAAGCTGGAGGCCATCTACGAACTCACCAAGATGGCGCCGACCATGATGAACAACCAGCCGCTGCGCATCACCTGGGTCCGCTCCGCGGAAGCGCGCGAACGCCTCGCCGGCCACATGGCGGAGGGCAACCGGGACAAGACCCGCACGGCTCCGATGGTCGCGATCCTCAGCTACGACGCCGACTGGCACGAGCACTTCGGCACCTTCTTCCCGCACGCCGCGGAGCGCAAGGCCATGTTCGACGACAACGCCGCCATACGCGCCGAAGTCGGCAAGAACAACGCGTGGCTGCAGTCCGGCTTCTTCATCCAGGCCGTCCGCGCCGTGGGCCTGCACGCCGGCCCCATGGGTGGCTTCGACGCGGCCGGCATCGACGCCGACTTCAATGCGGGCACCAGCCAGAAGGCGTTCATGGTCGTCAACGTCGGAACCCCGGGTGAGAACCCGTGGTTCCCGCGGCTGCCGCGGCTCGACGCAGAGGTCGCCACCCGGACAGTCTGA
- a CDS encoding MFS transporter — protein sequence MSIRVRSIHLAWIVAALTMLALVAGAAFRSTTGALFEPMETEFGWTRSGTSGAVTLNLIVYGLTAPFAAAAMERLGVKRVVLAGLGLTALGSALTVFMTELWQLWILWGLFVGVGTGVMALVFGSIVANRWFVRHRGLVMGIFSGGNACGQLIFLPLIVALAEHEGWRAAALATALVAAAIIPFVARYFADSPYAVGLRPYGEEAESPEPAPAKPQVSPARMALRVLRESLARRPFWILIFTFWVCGWSTNGLIQTHFIPAAHDHGMPATTAAGLLALIGVFDLIGTVASGWLTDRFNPAILLVCYYALRGLSLVFVNSLLGPSIEPPLWVFIVFYGLDWVATVPPTAALCREHFGIERASVVFGWVFASHMVGAGVAAATAGWLRETTGSYHPAWISAAVLCWLAAASLFWLRKAPVPQESQASPDRVH from the coding sequence GTGAGCATCCGAGTCCGCAGCATCCACTTAGCGTGGATCGTCGCCGCCCTGACCATGCTGGCCCTGGTCGCGGGGGCTGCCTTCCGCTCGACCACTGGGGCCCTGTTCGAGCCGATGGAGACCGAGTTCGGCTGGACCCGCTCGGGGACCAGCGGCGCCGTGACGCTCAACCTGATCGTGTACGGGCTGACGGCGCCGTTCGCCGCCGCGGCCATGGAACGCCTCGGCGTGAAGCGCGTGGTGCTCGCCGGCCTTGGGCTGACAGCGCTGGGCAGCGCGCTAACGGTGTTCATGACCGAGCTCTGGCAGCTCTGGATCCTCTGGGGCCTGTTCGTCGGGGTCGGCACGGGCGTGATGGCGCTGGTGTTCGGCTCCATCGTGGCCAACCGCTGGTTCGTCCGCCACCGCGGCCTGGTGATGGGCATTTTCTCCGGCGGCAACGCCTGCGGACAGCTGATCTTCCTGCCGCTGATCGTGGCCCTGGCCGAGCACGAGGGCTGGCGGGCCGCCGCACTGGCGACCGCGCTGGTGGCCGCCGCGATCATTCCCTTCGTCGCGCGCTACTTCGCCGACAGCCCGTACGCCGTCGGGCTCCGGCCGTACGGCGAAGAGGCGGAGAGTCCCGAGCCGGCCCCGGCCAAACCGCAGGTCTCCCCCGCCCGGATGGCGCTGCGCGTGCTGCGCGAGAGCCTGGCCCGACGTCCGTTCTGGATCCTGATCTTCACTTTTTGGGTCTGCGGCTGGTCCACCAACGGCCTGATCCAAACCCACTTCATTCCCGCGGCGCATGACCACGGGATGCCGGCGACGACGGCGGCCGGCCTCCTGGCGCTGATCGGCGTCTTCGACCTGATCGGCACCGTGGCCTCCGGCTGGCTGACGGACCGGTTCAACCCGGCCATCCTGCTGGTCTGCTACTACGCGCTCCGCGGCCTCTCGCTGGTCTTCGTCAACTCACTGCTGGGACCCAGCATCGAGCCGCCGCTGTGGGTCTTCATCGTCTTCTACGGCCTGGACTGGGTCGCCACGGTGCCGCCGACCGCGGCACTGTGCCGCGAACACTTCGGCATCGAACGCGCCAGCGTCGTGTTCGGCTGGGTCTTCGCCTCCCATATGGTCGGCGCAGGCGTGGCCGCAGCCACCGCCGGCTGGCTGCGGGAAACCACCGGCAGCTACCACCCGGCCTGGATCTCGGCCGCCGTGCTCTGCTGGCTGGCCGCCGCCTCCCTGTTCTGGCTCCGCAAGGCCCCGGTCCCGCAGGAAAGCCAGGCCTCCCCCGACCGGGTCCACTGA
- a CDS encoding cytochrome P450 — MAEPTPWEQVLDYSRRADPYPLYTELRRTPVSRLKDGTYLVSTYAENLALLHDPRLSSDPSNNPQFAAAMEELSEDIQPSFLQMDPPEHDRQRRLAMRHFGPPHQPARIAGLEPRMIEIVTGLIDGMAGRDRIDIVDELAYPFPVSVICELLGVPPEDRTEFRKWVDLAIETIDPGLDPETQQEKRKEASTELFNFISNLVERHRRSPGGDLLSAMVTDDGPEGRLSTGELASTGLLLLIAGHETTVNLISNGILTLLRHPQELDRLRRDPELAIPMTEELLRFEPPVHFVPIRTALDDIEITGTTIAAGSPVTLVLAAANRDPDRFAEADRFIPDRSDNQHLGFGSGIHLCFGAPLARLETQVALTEFARRIRNPRLAEDPPPYRPSPILRGPLHLPVDVDPG; from the coding sequence ATGGCCGAGCCGACCCCCTGGGAGCAGGTCCTGGACTACTCCCGCCGCGCGGATCCCTACCCCCTCTACACAGAACTGCGCCGCACCCCGGTAAGCCGCCTGAAGGACGGCACCTACCTGGTCAGCACGTATGCGGAGAACCTTGCGCTGCTGCACGACCCGCGGCTGAGTTCGGATCCGAGCAATAACCCGCAGTTCGCGGCTGCGATGGAGGAGCTCTCCGAGGACATACAGCCGAGCTTCCTGCAAATGGATCCCCCCGAACACGACCGGCAGCGGAGGCTCGCCATGCGGCACTTCGGCCCCCCGCACCAGCCGGCAAGGATCGCCGGCCTCGAGCCGAGGATGATCGAGATTGTCACCGGCCTGATCGACGGCATGGCCGGGAGGGACCGGATCGACATCGTCGACGAACTGGCCTACCCCTTTCCCGTCTCGGTGATCTGCGAGCTGCTCGGGGTGCCGCCGGAAGACCGGACCGAATTCCGGAAATGGGTGGATCTGGCGATCGAGACCATCGACCCCGGCCTGGATCCCGAAACGCAGCAGGAGAAGCGGAAGGAAGCCAGTACCGAGCTGTTCAACTTCATTAGCAACCTGGTGGAGCGGCATCGGCGGTCGCCGGGAGGCGACCTGCTCTCGGCGATGGTGACCGACGACGGCCCGGAGGGCAGGTTGTCCACCGGGGAATTGGCGAGCACCGGGCTGCTGCTGCTCATTGCAGGCCATGAAACCACCGTCAATCTCATCTCCAACGGAATCCTCACTTTGCTCCGGCATCCTCAGGAGCTGGACCGGCTGCGCCGGGATCCCGAGCTGGCCATCCCCATGACCGAGGAACTGCTGCGGTTCGAGCCGCCGGTGCACTTCGTGCCGATCAGGACGGCCTTGGACGACATCGAGATAACGGGCACCACAATTGCCGCCGGCTCTCCGGTCACCCTGGTCCTGGCCGCGGCCAACCGGGACCCGGACCGGTTCGCCGAGGCCGATCGGTTCATTCCGGACCGATCGGACAACCAGCATCTGGGGTTCGGCAGCGGCATCCATCTGTGCTTCGGTGCCCCGCTCGCCAGGCTCGAAACCCAGGTCGCGCTCACGGAATTCGCGCGCCGGATCCGGAATCCGCGGTTGGCTGAAGACCCGCCGCCGTACAGGCCCAGCCCGATCCTCCGCGGCCCGCTGCACCTGCCCGTGGACGTCGATCCGGGATGA
- a CDS encoding FAD-dependent oxidoreductase has product MRLVVDLTKCQGYGQCAFLAPGVFTMQGDEALVYDPDPDDGQRTRILRAAAACPVQAIELDQLRRLERPTEGSLVSERAATGQSADQGKDHGHLSTGRIVIVGASLTGLRAAESLRRKGFEGKLTLVGDEPHEPYDRVPLSKQVLSGWIEPGRTLLPRQFGIDAEWRLGLAATGLDVAGRRVQLADGGGIGFDRLLIATGMRARPWPNAAEAALDGVLTLRTSQDAARLRRRLAAKPNRVLVIGAGFIGSEIASACCDLGLPVTVAEAGPAPLRAALGEAIGAIAGGIQRENGVDLRCGVRVLALEGDDAGRLRRARLSDGTVLETDVAVAALGGISNSEWLVGSPLAYGPWGVASDAGCRALDVDGHVMAGIFVAGDVACAAHPLFGNRFVRLEHWGDAVAQAETAAHNMVSRPDAQLPHLAMPMFWSTQFGCEIKSVGVPSAGAEVVIAQGSVERRRFLAAYGCEGRIVGAVGFNQNKWLDFYERLISQGAAFPPAFHQIDEAEGRQPFAAAFPNRPVLPPIKEPPPWPSRPPGSRSWTTPAARIPTPSTQNCAAPR; this is encoded by the coding sequence ATGCGACTCGTCGTCGACCTCACCAAATGCCAGGGTTACGGCCAGTGCGCCTTCCTGGCCCCGGGCGTTTTCACCATGCAGGGCGACGAGGCGCTGGTCTACGACCCGGACCCGGACGACGGGCAGCGCACACGCATCCTGCGGGCGGCGGCGGCCTGCCCGGTCCAGGCGATCGAGCTGGACCAGCTACGGAGACTGGAGCGGCCGACCGAGGGATCGTTGGTATCGGAGCGCGCCGCGACTGGACAGTCTGCGGACCAGGGGAAGGACCATGGGCATCTGTCGACCGGCCGCATCGTGATCGTCGGCGCGTCCCTGACCGGGCTGCGCGCGGCGGAGAGTCTGCGCCGGAAGGGTTTCGAGGGGAAGCTGACGCTGGTCGGCGATGAACCGCACGAGCCGTATGACCGGGTGCCGCTGTCCAAGCAGGTGCTGTCCGGCTGGATCGAGCCGGGCCGGACGTTGTTGCCCCGGCAGTTCGGGATCGACGCGGAATGGCGGCTGGGCCTGGCCGCTACGGGACTGGACGTGGCCGGCCGGCGGGTGCAGCTGGCGGACGGCGGAGGCATCGGCTTCGATCGGCTGCTGATTGCGACAGGCATGCGGGCACGGCCCTGGCCAAATGCTGCGGAGGCCGCGCTGGATGGCGTGCTGACGCTGCGGACGAGCCAGGATGCCGCCCGGCTGCGCCGGCGGCTCGCCGCCAAGCCGAACCGGGTGCTGGTGATCGGGGCAGGCTTCATCGGCTCCGAGATTGCCTCCGCCTGCTGCGACCTCGGTCTGCCAGTGACCGTGGCGGAGGCTGGGCCGGCGCCGCTGCGTGCCGCCCTAGGCGAGGCGATCGGGGCGATCGCCGGCGGGATCCAGCGCGAAAACGGCGTCGACCTGCGCTGCGGCGTCCGTGTCCTGGCGCTGGAGGGCGACGATGCCGGGCGCCTGCGGCGGGCGCGCTTATCGGACGGCACGGTTCTCGAAACCGATGTTGCGGTCGCGGCTCTCGGCGGAATCAGCAATAGCGAATGGTTGGTTGGTTCACCGCTGGCGTACGGGCCCTGGGGCGTCGCCAGCGACGCCGGCTGCCGGGCCTTGGACGTGGACGGCCATGTTATGGCGGGCATCTTCGTGGCGGGTGACGTTGCCTGCGCGGCCCACCCGCTCTTCGGCAATCGGTTTGTCCGGCTCGAGCACTGGGGCGATGCCGTCGCCCAAGCCGAGACCGCCGCACACAACATGGTCAGCCGACCGGACGCCCAACTGCCCCATCTGGCCATGCCGATGTTCTGGTCCACCCAGTTCGGCTGCGAAATCAAGAGCGTCGGGGTGCCTTCGGCCGGTGCGGAGGTGGTGATTGCCCAGGGCTCGGTGGAGCGGCGCAGGTTCCTGGCCGCCTACGGCTGCGAGGGACGCATCGTCGGGGCAGTGGGCTTCAACCAGAACAAGTGGCTGGATTTCTACGAACGACTCATCAGCCAGGGAGCTGCGTTCCCGCCGGCTTTCCACCAGATCGACGAAGCGGAAGGGCGCCAGCCGTTCGCGGCTGCGTTCCCCAACCGTCCCGTCCTCCCGCCCATCAAGGAGCCACCGCCATGGCCGAGCCGACCCCCTGGGAGCAGGTCCTGGACTACTCCCGCCGCGCGGATCCCTACCCCCTCTACACAGAACTGCGCCGCACCCCGGTAA
- a CDS encoding Y-family DNA polymerase, with protein MSDGGGARARDGGAADNDGGSWPEDRGAPPAGGASPRPEDPSAGRIALVDVNNFYVSCERVFDPRLEGRPVVVLSNNDGCVVARSEEAKALGIATGTPWFQVAPLARRWGLVARSSNYELYGDLSSRVMEVLGRFGVWQEIYSIDECFLGLPGSEAQLRETAARVRAAVGRYVGVPVCVGVAPTKTLAKFANHIAKRNPGMAGVCSLDSMPAGEIRRIQSRVPATGLWGVGRKTGQRLAALGIDSIADLKAADPLMIRKRFSVVLQRTVLELNGTPCIPPIDERADKQQVMFSRSFSTPVTSSEEMDQVMAVYAQRAAARMAEDGLRATVLTVTAGTSRFSGGASSFPSASVQFPAPTQDPIQLTRAAVAAMRGCFEPGQKYVRAGVLFSGLEPADAQEAFDPFVSELEQRHIGDLLGSVRAKFGESAIGLGQGGMAEPAAWSMKREFSSPKYTTNWSDLPVVRA; from the coding sequence ATGTCTGACGGTGGCGGGGCCAGGGCCAGGGACGGCGGGGCCGCGGATAACGACGGCGGCTCCTGGCCTGAGGACCGCGGCGCACCGCCCGCGGGCGGTGCGTCCCCGCGCCCGGAAGACCCGTCCGCCGGCCGGATCGCCCTGGTAGATGTGAATAACTTCTATGTCTCCTGCGAACGCGTCTTTGACCCGAGGCTGGAAGGCCGTCCCGTCGTCGTTCTTTCCAATAACGACGGCTGCGTGGTGGCCCGGTCCGAGGAGGCGAAGGCGCTGGGGATCGCGACGGGGACTCCGTGGTTCCAGGTGGCGCCGCTGGCGCGGCGCTGGGGGCTGGTGGCGCGTTCGAGCAATTACGAGCTGTACGGGGACCTGAGTTCGCGGGTGATGGAGGTGCTCGGACGGTTCGGCGTGTGGCAGGAGATCTACTCGATCGACGAGTGCTTCCTTGGGCTGCCCGGCAGCGAGGCGCAGCTGCGCGAGACGGCCGCCCGGGTGCGCGCCGCCGTCGGCCGGTATGTCGGCGTCCCGGTCTGTGTAGGGGTGGCGCCGACAAAGACGCTTGCGAAATTCGCCAACCATATCGCCAAGCGCAACCCGGGGATGGCCGGGGTCTGCTCGCTGGACTCGATGCCGGCGGGCGAGATCCGGCGGATCCAGTCCCGCGTTCCGGCCACCGGCCTGTGGGGTGTGGGGCGCAAGACCGGGCAGCGGCTGGCGGCGCTGGGAATCGATTCGATCGCGGACCTGAAAGCGGCGGATCCGCTGATGATCCGGAAGCGGTTCTCCGTGGTGCTGCAGCGGACCGTGCTGGAGCTGAACGGGACGCCGTGCATCCCGCCGATCGATGAGCGGGCCGACAAGCAGCAGGTCATGTTCTCGCGCAGCTTTTCCACGCCGGTGACTTCGTCCGAGGAGATGGACCAGGTGATGGCCGTCTACGCGCAGCGCGCGGCGGCGCGGATGGCGGAGGACGGCCTGCGGGCGACGGTGCTGACGGTGACGGCGGGGACCAGCCGCTTCTCGGGGGGCGCGTCGTCGTTTCCATCCGCCAGCGTGCAGTTTCCGGCACCCACACAGGATCCGATCCAGCTCACCCGGGCTGCCGTCGCCGCGATGCGGGGGTGTTTTGAGCCGGGGCAGAAATATGTGCGTGCCGGCGTGCTGTTCAGCGGGCTGGAACCGGCAGACGCGCAGGAGGCCTTCGACCCGTTCGTCAGCGAGCTGGAACAGCGGCACATCGGGGACCTGCTGGGCAGCGTCCGGGCGAAGTTCGGGGAGTCGGCCATCGGGCTGGGGCAGGGCGGGATGGCCGAGCCGGCAGCGTGGTCGATGAAGCGCGAGTTCTCCTCGCCGAAGTACACGACGAATTGGTCGGATCTGCCGGTGGTCCGGGCCTGA
- a CDS encoding LexA family transcriptional regulator, protein MQDPAGLFDGTAPPSGGAGSTAQASGFPSPARDYFHGGIDLNRHLIRDRTSTFIMRVSGNSMAAAGISDGDELIVDRSLTPRDGSVVIAVLEGELAVRRLRAGHGKVSLQTDDGGVPTEVPELADLHIWGVVTRCLHHV, encoded by the coding sequence GTGCAGGATCCGGCAGGACTTTTCGACGGCACGGCGCCGCCCTCCGGCGGAGCCGGCTCGACGGCCCAGGCCAGCGGTTTTCCCTCTCCCGCCCGCGACTACTTCCACGGCGGTATCGACCTGAACCGGCACCTGATCCGGGACCGCACCAGCACGTTCATCATGCGGGTGTCCGGCAATTCGATGGCCGCGGCCGGGATCAGCGACGGGGACGAGCTGATCGTGGACCGTTCGCTGACTCCGCGGGACGGATCCGTCGTCATTGCCGTGCTTGAGGGGGAGCTGGCGGTGCGGCGGCTTCGTGCGGGCCATGGGAAGGTGAGCCTGCAGACGGACGACGGCGGTGTCCCCACCGAGGTGCCGGAACTTGCGGACCTGCACATTTGGGGCGTCGTCACCCGCTGCCTGCACCATGTCTGA